In one Acomys russatus chromosome X, mAcoRus1.1, whole genome shotgun sequence genomic region, the following are encoded:
- the Tlr8 gene encoding toll-like receptor 8: MSLPSWILTCFCLLTSGAGSVVLKANYSRSYPCDEKRQNALVIARCNHRRLQEVPQTISKYVTEVDLSDNYITHITNESFQELQNISKINLNHNANQQYPKENKNGMNITDRAFFNLENLTVLLLEDNQLGTMPTGLPASLKELSLILNKIRLVTRNNTWGLRNLERLYLAWNCFFHCNHNFTVENGAFTNLTHLKVLSLSFNSLVHVPPKLPSSLRKLFLSNAKIKTITQDDFKGLEHLTLLDLSGNCPRCFNAPFPCTPCEKNSSIVIHPLAFQSLSQLRYLNLSSTSLKWIPSTWFNNLTNLKELYLEFNYLVQEIASGEFLTKLPSLQILDLSFNFKYKEYLQFITISPNFSMLHSLKKLHLKGYVFRELKREHFKPLQSLPNLTTIDLSINFIEKIDFKVFQDFPKLQVIYLSENRVSPTINDSSLPYHILKPRSTVPEFEPHSNFYHSTKPLIKPQCTAYGKALDLSLNSIFFIGKNQFEGFQDIACLNLSFNANSQVLNGTEFSAMSHIKYLDLTNNRLDFDDDKAFSDLHNLEVLDLSHNAHYFSIAGITHRLGFIQNLLSLRVLNLSYNGIYTLTENELKSTSLKELVFSRNRLDRLWNAEKSKYCRIFTSLQNLTRLDLSYNNLQQIPNEAFLNLPQSLQELHINGNKLLFFNWTSLQHFPQLQLLDLRGNKLYFLTNCLSKFTQSLQTLLLSDNKFSHLPSGFLSEASSLVHLDLSFNMIKMINKSSLQTKTKTNLSVLELSGNHFDCTCDISDFRSWIDENLHITIPRLVDVFCSSPGDQKGKSIMSLELMTCVSDATAAVLFSLTFLTTITLMLAALVHHLFYWDVWFIYHMCSAKLRGYKSLSTSQAFYDAYISYDTKDVSVTDWVINELRSHLEESEDKNVLLCLEERDWDPGLAIIDNLMQSINQSKKTIFVLTKNYAKSWNFKTAFYLALQRLIDENMDVIIFILLEPVLQYSQYLKLRRRICKSSILQWPNNPKAETLFWQRLKNVVLTENDSRYNKLYIDSIKQC; this comes from the coding sequence ATGTCCCTACCATCATGGATTCTGACCTGCTTTTGCCTGCTCACCTCGGGAGCAGGCTCAGTCGTCCTCAAAGCAAACTATTCCAGAAGCTATCCCTGTGATGAAAAAAGGCAAAATGCCCTTGTGATTGCAAGATGCAATCATCGTCGACTACAAGAAGTTCCCCAAACTATAAGCAAATATGTAACGGAAGTAGACTTGTCTGACAATTATATTACACACATAACAAATGAGTCCTTTCAAGAGCTACAAAACATCAGTAAAATAAATCTGAACCACAATGCCAATCAACAGtacccaaaagaaaataaaaatggtatgAATATTACAGACAGAGCATTTTTTAACCTAGAAAATCTAACGGTGTTACTGCTTGAGGACAACCAGTTAGGCACTAtgcctacaggcttgcctgcatcTTTGAAAGAACTTAGCCTAATTCTAAACAAGATAAGGCTGGTAACTAGAAACAACACTTGGGGTCTTAGGAACTTGGAAAGACTCTATTTGGCCTGGAACTGCTTTTTTCATTGTAATCACAACTTTACTGTGGAAAATGGGGCATTTACAAATCTTACACATTTGAAAGTACTCTCATTGTCTTTCAACAGCCTTGTCCATGTGCCTCCCAAACTACCAAGCTCCCTGAGAAAACTTTTTCTGAGTAATGCCAAGATCAAGACTATCACTCAAGATGACTTCAAGGGACTGGAACACTTAACATTACTAGATTTGAGTGGAAACTGTCCAAGGTGTTtcaatgccccatttccttgcACACCTTGTGAGAAAAACTCGTCCATAGTCATACATCCTCTTGCTTTTCAAAGTCTCAGCCAACTTCGCTATCTAAACCTCTCCAGCACTTCCCTCAAGTGGATTCCTTCCACCTGGTTCAACAATCTAACAAATCTGAAAGAACTCTACCTTGAATTCAACTATTTAGTGCAAGAAATTGCCTCGGGAGAATTCTTAACAAAACTACCCAGTTTACAAATACTTGATCTATCTTTCaactttaaatataaagaatatttacAGTTTATTACTATTTCCCCAAACTTCTCTATGCTTCATTCTCTCAAGAAATTGCACTTAAAAGGCTATGTGTTCCGAGAACTTAAAAGGGAACATTTCAAGCCCCTCCAGAGTCTTCCCAACTTAACAACCATCGACTTGAGCATTAACTTTATTGAGAAAATTGATTTCAAAGTTTTCCAAGATTTTCCCAAACTCCAAGTCATTTACTTGTCAGAAAACCGTGTCTCACCCACAATAAATGATTCCTCTTTGCCATATCATATCCTTAAACCTCGGTCAACAGTCCCCGAGTTTGAACCACATTCTaatttttatcacagcaccaaGCCTTTAATAAAGCCACAGTGTACCGCTTATGGCAAAGCCTTAGATTTAAGTTTGaacagtattttctttattgggAAAAATCAATTTGAAGGTTTTCAGGACATTGCTTGCTTAAATCTCTCCTTCAATGCCAACAGTCAAGTATTGAACGGCACAGAATTTTCAGCCATGTCCCACATTAAATATTTGGACTTAACCAACAACAGACTAGACTTTGATGATGATAAGGCTTTCAGTGACCTTCACAACCTAGAAGTGCTGGACCTGAGCCACAATGCACACTATTTTAGTATAGCAGGAATAACACACCGTCTAGGATTTATCCAGAACTTACTAAGCCTCAGGGTGTTAAACCTGAGTTACAACGGCATTTACACTCTCACAGAGAATGAGCTGAAAAGCACGTCCCTGAAAGAATTGGTTTTCAGCAGAAACCGCCTTGACCGTTTGTGGAATGCGGAAAAGAGCAAATACTGCCGCATTTTCACAAGCCTCCAAAATCTGACACGCCTGGACTTATCTTACAATAACCTTCAACAAATCCCAAACGAAGCATTTCTCAACTTGCCCCAGAGCCTCCAAGAGTTACATATCAATGGTAATAAGTTATTATTCTTTAACTGGACATCGCTTCAGCATTTTCCTCAGCTTCAGTTGCTGGACTTACGGGGAAACAAGCTATATTTTCTAACCAATTGCCTATCGAAGTTTACACAATCCCTGCAAACACTGCTGCTGAGCGACAATAAGTTCTCCCACCTCccttctggcttcctctctgAAGCCAGCAGTCTGGTGCACCTGGATCTAAGTTTCAACATGATAAAGATGATCAATAAATCCTCCCTGCAAACCAAGACTAAGACAAATTTGTCTGTCCTGGAGCTAAGTGGGAACCATTTTGACTGTACATGTGACATCAGTGATTTTCGCAGCTGGATAGATGAAAATCTGCATATCACAATTCCTAGGTTGGTGGATGTTTTTTGCTCCAGTCCTGGGGATCAAAAGGGGAAGAGCATCATGAGTCTAGAGCTCATGACTTGTGTGTCCGATGCTACGGCAGCAGTCCTTTTTTCCCTAACATTCCTTACTACCATCACACTTATGTTGGCTGCCCTGGTCCACCATCTGTTTTACTGGGATGTTTGGTTCATCTATCACATGTGCTCAGCTAAGCTAAGAGGCTACAAGTCTTTGTCCACATCCCAAGCTTTTTACGATGCTTACATTTCTTATGACACCAAAGATGTGTCTGTTACTGACTGGGTAATCAATGAGCTACGCTCCCATCTTGAAGAGAGTGAAGATAAAAATGTCCTCCTTTGCTTAGAGGAGAGGGATTGGGATCCAGGATTAGCCATCATTGATAACCTCATGCAGAGCATAAaccagagcaagaaaacaatctttgTCTTAACCAAAAACTATGCAAAGAGCTGGAACTTTAAAACAGCTTTCTACTTGGCCTTGCAGAGGCTAATAGATGAGAACATGGATGTGATTATCTTCATCCTCCTGGAGCCTGTGTTACAGTACTCACAGTACCTGAAGCTGAGGCGGAGGATCTGTAAGAGCTCCATCCTCCAGTGGCCCAACAACCCCAAAGCAGAAACCTTGTTCTGGCAAAGGCTGAAAAACGTGGTCTTGACTGAAAACGATTCACGGTATAACAAGTTATACATTGATTCCATTAAGCAATGCTAA